Genomic window (Arachis hypogaea cultivar Tifrunner chromosome 13, arahy.Tifrunner.gnm2.J5K5, whole genome shotgun sequence):
ATAAGGGTTGAAAACTTAAAATGCTATTGCATCTTGTATGACTCATTTAGAGTGGAGAccgcaaaacataaaaaaattttctacaaTTAGCTGAAGTtcattacaaaaaatatttaaaattaattaacctCACTACGCATAGGACTTGTTTAAGTAGATaactcttattttatatatacgtGAGTGTGATTGTTGCCATTACCCCCATTCTTGAAGATTGATATAGTCCCAGAATCATTCCAAGGAACCATTAACCGAGAATCTGGTAAGGTAACCAATTTAATTTTATAGGAGATTACAATCTTTGAACTCTAGAATTTTATATGTATGGCATAGTGATTCTTACATCAATAGTGGGAATTGAGTTTAAATTCTTACAATCATCTTTGTAACAAGCTAGGTTGATTTTGAATTCAAGGCCAAGTTCTTGTTTTCTGTTGGGAGTATCTACAAGGCTCCACCTCTAATGGTGATGACATCCTTGAGATCTGAAGAATCAAAGGATGACATGAAAAGTGGAAGAGGGAAGAGATTGGATGAAGAGGGAAATTGCATGCTGGTTGGTGTGGCAAAAGTTGATTCAATTGATGATTTTCTCATGAATTCCTTCCTTGCCCTTCCAATTGAGTGCCTTGCTGATTTCAATGATGTGATCTCAATTTCTGCCTCATCTTAAAGAAGAGATCATCATCACAGTTTGGACATTGTTGAATCGTATTTTAATTCATTTCGTAATCCAAGTTGAAAATATTGAGTAAAGGCTTAAATGAATTCATCATACTATTAGTAAAGAAATTGCTTTATCTTTATAAAGTACTGAAGAGGAGtgaattttatctttttcttttgttattgaaTTCTTTAGTTGTGAACTGTTCAATTTATTGTATtacatctatcccatttcagataAGCATGACTTTAAGAATGCATAAGGagcaaacaaagaaagaaaatctcAAAGAATAAAACTACAAGAGGAGAAGACAAAGTGCTAGTAACTTATGATGGCTGTTGGGAATGTTAATAGACTTTGAaagttgtatttttttctttgtgaTATTTGGCTTTGTATCTGTACAATAAATCATGACAAACAACAGCATAAGAGTAAACTTGGTTTAGCTTTAGCAAATACATAATTGATTGCTGGGTCCTTCTTTTGTAATGAAATTATATGAATTGAAAATTCAATGAAAAGTTGTTTCTTTGATGTTTACTTTGGTTTGTTCTGTTTCTTTGTTTTGCTAATAGTATTTGAAGTTATATCTTGTATGATTTGCACAAATATATAAGTGCAGAAATTAAGAATTTAGGTTATAAACATCAACACAGGATTAAGAAAACACAAGTTATAAGCAAGACTTGATTCCAAATTTGCAGAATTCAATAGAATTTTGTAGTTTTGCAGAAATTTAAGTGCACAGTTGCACACACTCACCTAATAAATAAGTTAAGTGCAGAAACCTAATATACATAATGCAGAATTCAATATAATTTAGTAGGACTGcacaatttaagtgcaaattgCACAATACGATTAATATTTACCTGATGGATAACATAGTTGCATAATAGCAGAAAATCAACACAGAAAATTGGACAATATGAATAAAATTCTATTCACGCATAAAGGAGTTGCAAACTAGCTAGTGTACTTCACTTGATTAGCATAAGAAAAAACAACATAATGCAGAAAAGTCTAATAAGTTTTAGCAAAAGAGACCATAATAAGTTAACTACTAAGACCACCATTTACACCCAACAATAACTAAAAGTTTTCCATTATATCTCATGCGAATGTCGCCTTTTCTTCGtccaaactccaaaaggttgcctTCAATTTTGGATTCTGCACAAATTTCTTTGCAATTTGCACGATCTCCATTGTGTTAAAACCAAGACTCTTCAGCGTTCGGCCAAGATTCACTTGCTCATTAACACCAGACATTGCATTGGCTAGTACCTGCACATGCTTTCCTTGATCCTCAACCGCAGCTTTAAAAGTTTCAGCTAAGTTTGATAGGACTGTAGCATCATTGCTTTTTCTAGTTGCAGTGTGACGTCATTGATTTTTCTCACTTGACGAAGCAAATGAGGTTGAAAAAGTATTGGGTAGTTCGCTCTCGCCAGTTGCTAAGTCCTCCATGTCAACATCGTCTCCGCCTAAACCCAACCCACCAGCTGTGGCCGCAGCAAATCTAGAGCCCGGTGTGACATCTTCTTCAGCATCTTTTCCACTACATGCATCAAGACCAGTAGCTCTATCCTTGCAAAAAATGCTCTCAAGATGTTCAAACAAAGAAAATGGCTTGCCTGGAGTGTAGAGTGTAACATTGCGACCCTGTACAACATAAAACAAAGTGTACAATTACATGAGAATTAAAAAGTACTTGTAAGAAGCATGATTAAATGCGTAAAATTACTATCACACCTTTCCCCACGCTTCCAATACTTGTTTACTATCCACTTCAACacacatcttttcaaaattccaCCCAAAACCACTACAACCTAACATCTCAGCCACAAACATATATTTTTCTTTCAGGCGCTTGTGTTTGTTTCTGATGTGCTTCACAGTGAGACCACATCTAGGAAACTTCTCATTCATCTTGTCCGCCAGTTTTTGAAATGCCCCTGGCTTAAATTGATCGGCATCTGCCCTCTTGCCTTCAACAACCAATTCCTTCATGAACACAACGAATTGTTCAGTTTCTTGTTCAGTCTATTGGCGGGGTGTGGAGACCATTTGCTGCTAgataatatttatgtacaataaCAAATAAAGTAAACCATGGAAGCATAAGTACTATTAAAATTAGAGTTCAATGGTATTAGAATTATCTTTAGAATTACTTACAACAAACTGAAATCTACTACCAAAGATAGTGCAAAAAAGTACTACCAGCAAATTATAATTGCAGTACAATTAAAACAATCAGTAGCACAATATTAACATACTTCAAAGATTTCAATACTAGTCTAGAATTTTGACATCTCTTGAAACAATTAAAACAAACCCTTGCTTAATTATATGTTTAATTAGAATACAAATTATGAATCCGAGTTGGCAAATACATACTGCACGAAGAAAAAACTCACATGAATTCAAATACAATAATTTATCGTCTAGGACAAATGCAAACATGACAAAACTAGCAAAGATAAAAACTCTACGCGCCACCTTCTCCTCTCTATATTTCCCACATCTCGGTTGCTAGGTCCTCACGCCATTGAGTCCACTCATGGCTACTTTTCACAACATCAATTGTGTCAGCTTCATCAACTATAGTATCATCTCCTACGGGTATGTGTTCTGGCAAAAGAGTTGCATCTTCTTCGGGATCAACATCCATGTTCATACgaataaaattttgtaacaaacaaCAAGCAATAATAATGTGGCTTTGAACCCTTATAGGATAGAACGAAGAACTTCGTAGAATTGCCCATCTTTTCTTAAGAAACCCAAAGCACCGCTCAATTACATTTCTAGCCGAAGAATGCTTCTTATTAAATAACTCTAGACAATTTTGTGGTGCCCGATGACCTTGAACCCACTCATTCACATGATACCGAACATTTCTATAAGGAGATaaaaatcctctcccattggtaTAGCCAGCATCCACTAAGTAATAACACCCTAAAAggatggaaaaatataagaaataatttttaattctcatAAACAATAGTTATTATTCTTTTGAAAAGATTAATTTAGACATACCAATAGGTATTTTCAAGCCATTACGTCGAGTAATAGCATCCCTAAGTACCCTTGAATCAGATGCCGATCCTTCCCAACCACTAAGGACATAGACGAAATTCATGTTCCGATTGCAAACTCCTAAGACATTGGTTGATATTCTAGATTTCCTCGTCCGATATCTAGATTTATCACTCTTCGGGACTGTGACACCTATATAAGTTCCATCTAATGCTCCTAGACAACCCTatcaaatgtaaaaaaaaaaaaaagttattacacGCAGAGTAAACTTGACTAATAAAAATTGGAGCTACATACACGACCTACCTTGAACCATTTCCATTTGGGATCTACACAATCTTCCGGTACAGGGTCTGCCTTTGCAAATAAGATACTTTGGACACGCAAAATCGAACACAATACCTTGTGAAAATACCTACTAATAGTTTCACCAGACCTATAGAACCTGACTTGTACGCTGCGATTTTTGGTATGGTGAGCTAATATGATTAAGAAAGTAGCTACTTGCTCGCCTATGCTAACATGACCATCTTCGTCTAATCCACCTTGAATTTGTAGCAATTCACATAAAGTTGCAAATGCATTCAAACTCATTCTTAACTCCCATATGCAATTTCTATCTCCACCCTCCCCAATGATATTATCTAATGCATCTCGCCTTAATGGCAGTGTGTCCACTCTTCGACCAATCGAAGAATGACTCCGCCTTCTATTcctaaaatacatatataaagtgaCTAATAAAAGCAGCATTAACGTGTCAAATTGTATTCTCATAATCCAGTAATATCCAACACATAGCTTAATTTATTCAGAACGATCCATCATCACTTCCTAAGAAACAATAACAAGTAAATATATAAATGAAGAACTCTAATAATTTGTACAAATAGAAAAAAtactcaattaaactaaaaataggAAAAACACCCATTACATAAGCATATGCTCACATAATCAAGTTCAAAGCATACTAATAGATTTCAAACTTAAGTAACCAACCAACCGGCTTAAATGCTATgaacaaaatagaaaagatatgattgaaatctatACATATCAATAAAAATGTCAGCTGAAAAATAATTAAGAGttttaatatgtaattttttattaattaaaataaagaaataatgcTTTGAGACATGTGATTGATaactttttaagaaaaaattaactTTAACTACTATCACAATGAAATAACATCCAGACTTGTAAATTAACATGTCAAAAAAGAGACGATTTGCGGTAGTGATACATATGAGATGATGCAGAACAAAAAAGAGATTTCATGGAGTTAAcgccaatttttttttacacTATAATATTTACACATGAAAATTATTTAAATCTTGAGTTTGTGGTTTAAGCATTTAACAGCAATGCACccgcaaaaaaaaaatttaaaaatttcctACCAATCAATACTTCAATAGCTAAGAAGGAATGGAATTTGGCCCACATGCAAAGTGAGAAAAAGGGAGGAAGAGAAATAATTGAACTTTCACCAATTaagaaacaataattaaaaactcAACCAAGTCCCGCTCTTCTAacccaattaatcaattcaaattCCTATATTCCACACGTCAGAATCAGATTCCACCCAcccaaaagaacaaaaaaaaaaaaaatctacacaATAGTTGAAGCTAGAAAATTATAAAGATGCAAGCAAACTTTGC
Coding sequences:
- the LOC112735830 gene encoding protein ANTAGONIST OF LIKE HETEROCHROMATIN PROTEIN 1 is translated as MDHKIKLELGAKPPISAPYRMAAISMVEGDIVHTIKEWLHHDPLAKKLVDLAREGSDDGSNRRRSHSSIGRRVDTLPLRRDALDNIIGEGGDRNCIWELRMSLNAFATLCELLQIQGGLDEDGHVSIGEQVATFLIILAHHTKNRSVQVRFYRSGETISRYFHKVLCSILRVQSILFAKADPVPEDCVDPKWKWFKGCLGALDGTYIGVTVPKSDKSRYRTRKSRISTNVLGVCNRNMNFVYVLSGWEGSASDSRVLRDAITRRNGLKIPIGCYYLVDAGYTNGRGFLSPYRNVRYHVNEWVQGHRAPQNCLELFNKKHSSARNVIERCFGFLKKRWAILRSSSFYPIRVQSHIIIACCLLQNFIRMNMDVDPEEDATLLPEHIPVGDDTIVDEADTIDVVKSSHEWTQWREDLATEMWEI